One genomic region from Eublepharis macularius isolate TG4126 chromosome 18, MPM_Emac_v1.0, whole genome shotgun sequence encodes:
- the LOC129345698 gene encoding 3 beta-hydroxysteroid dehydrogenase/Delta 5-->4-isomerase-like, with protein sequence MSLAGLKCLVTGAGGFLGQTIVCQLLEEAEKLAEVRALDKAFSSKTLRRFEDLKSTTLLTIMKGDIRDASFLHKAVQGISLVIHSACVIDILGLVEKQVLWDINVGGTQLLLEACLLSDVKYFIYTSSIEVAGPNCKGDPICNGDEDTIYQVTDGFPYAETKREAEKSVLELDGLPLKDGSSFVTCALRPMYIFGEGSPFLLKHIDESILNNKVFLRISRKEALVNPVYVGNIAWAHIQAARAMRNPEKVKQVRGQFYYIADDSPHLSYADFNHELAKELGFGVEPKLAMPLTVLYCYALLLKIMSFLLRPFVRYVPVINRHVLTLLNTPFTFSYKRAQRDFGYTPRYSWEEAKRHTSQWIAEVTPSRTTYLRSKKV encoded by the exons ATgtccctggctggcttgaagtgcCTGGTGACGGGAGCTGGGGGGTTTCTTGGCCAAACAATTGTTTGCCAGTTGCTGGAGGAAGCAGAGAAACTGGCCGAGGTTCGTGCATTGGACAAGGCTTTCAGTTCCAAGACTCTTCGGCGTTTCGAAG ATCTGAAGAGTACGACTCTCTTGACAATCATGAAAGGGGATATCCGGGATGCATCGTTCCTCCACAAAGCTGTCCAAGGGATCTCACTTGTCATACACTCAGCTTGCGTCATCGACATCTTGGGTTTGGTGGAAAAGCAGGTGCTGTGGGACATCAACGTTGGAG GTACACAACTTCTGCTGGAAGCATGCCTCCTCAGTGATGTCAAATACTTTATCTACACCAGCAGCATCGAAGTGGCAGGTCCAAACTGCAAAGGTGACCCCATATGCAATGGCGATGAAGACACAATATACCAAGTCACTGACGGATTCCCTTATGCTGAAACTAAGAGAGAGGCAGAAAAATCTGTGCTGGAGTTAGACGGCCTGCCATTGAAGGACGGCAGCAGTTTTGTGACGTGTGCGTTGAGGCCCATGTATATCTTTGGAGAAGGAAGTCCTTTTCTTCTGAAGCACATTGACGAAAGCATCTTAAACAATAAAGTCTTCTTGAGGATCTCCAGGAAGGAAGCTCTCGTAAACCCAGTCTACGTGGGGAACATCGCTTGGGCTCATATCCAAGCAGCAAGAGCCATGAGGAATCCGGAGAAGGTCAAGCAGGTGCGAGGACAATTCTATTACATTGCAGATGACTCTCCCCATTTAAGCTACGCAGACTTCAACCATGAGTTGGCTAAGGAGCTGGGGTTTGGCGTGGAGCCCAAGCTAGCAATGCCCCTGACAGTCCTCTACTGCTACGCTCTGTTGCTGAAAATCATGAGCTTCTTGCTTCGGCCTTTTGTCCGGTATGTCCCCGTCATCAATCGTCACGTGTTGACTTTGCTGAACACCCCATTCACCTTTTCTTACAAGAGGGCACAAAGAGATTTTGGCTACACACCTCGCTACAGTTGGGAAGAGGCCAAACGGCACACCAGCCAGTGGATTGCTGAGGTGACACCATCGAGAACAACCTACCTGAGAAGCAAGAAAGTCTAA
- the ZNF697 gene encoding zinc finger protein 697 — MEREIPSDFIGSYDLLSEYEEVIPPGEVPETVEQRKNFLGQAEEKAHAEKEAFADQQVEDPCTCQLQSESFDAERGLGILQDITPPPGIPLAVGALGYDEHRENSSLDDPSEISPLGEKPHKCTECSKSFNWRSDLIKHQRIHTGEKPYICSECGENFTVSSHLFTHKRIHTGEKPFLCIVCGKCFSRNSHLVNHQRIHTGEKPFECSECGKSFSDFSTLTQHQRTHTGEKPYVCVECGKGFIQSSHLTRHRKTHTGEKPYKCAECGKGFRYKAHLVQHHRLHIG, encoded by the exons ATGGAAAGAGAAATCCCCTCTGACTTCATAG GAAGCTATGATCTTCTAAGTGAGTATGAGGAGGTGATTCCTCCAGGGGAAGTTCCTGAGACGGTGGAGCAGCGTAAGAATTTTCTGGGGCAAGCTGAAGAAAAAGCTCACGCTGAGAAAGAAGCTTTTGCAGATCAGCAAGTGGAAGACCCGTGCACCTGTCAGCTACAGAGCGAGTCTTTTGATGCAGAAAGAGGCTTGGGGATCCTCCAAGACATCACTCCACCACCTGGGATTCCCCTGGCTGTGGGAGCTTTGGGTTACGATGAACACAGGGAGAACTCAAGCCTTGATGACCCATCAGAAATCTCTCCACTGGGAGAGAAGCCTCATAAATGTACTGAATGTAGTAAGAGCTTTAACTGGCGCTCGGACCTTATTaaacatcaaagaatccacacgggAGAAAAACCTTACATCTGTAGCGAATGTGGAGAGAACTTCACTGTGAGCTCTCACCTGTTCACGCacaagagaatccacacaggagagaagcctttCCTTTGCATCgtgtgtgggaaatgcttcagtcGGAACTCGCATCTTGTTAAccaccaaagaatccacacaggagagaagcccttTGAGTGCAgcgagtgtgggaagagcttcagtgaTTTCTCAACACTAACTCAGCACCAGAGAACTCACACTGGTGAAAAGCCTTATGTATGTGTTGAATGTGGGAAAGGCTTTATACAGAGCTCGCATCTCACGAGGCATCGGAaaacccacacaggagagaagccctaTAAATGTGCTGAGTGTGGGAAAGGCTTCCGATACAAGGCTCACCTTGTGCAACACCATAGGCTTCATATCGGGTGA